The Faecalibacterium sp. I3-3-89 sequence GGCGCCGTCTGTGGGTGGCGCTGGCCCGGGCCGAGATGAAGCAGGGCCTGACCAATATCACCCCCGAGATGGTGGCCGAGCTGGAAGCTCATGTGGACGACATCAACTATGAGGTCGCCATCGAGAGGGAGAAGCTGGTGCGCCACGACGTTATGAGCCATGTCTACGCCTACGGCCAGCAGTGCCCCAAGGCAGCAGGCATCATCCATCTGGGCGCCACCAGCTGCTACGTCGGCGACAACACCGACATCATCGTGATGCGTCAGGGCCTTGAGCTGGTGCGCAAGAAGCTCATCGGCGTGCTGGCAAAGCTGGCCAAGTTTGCCGAGGAGTACAAGGATATGCCCTGCATGGCCTACACCCACTGCCAGCCCGCCCAGCCCACCACCGTGGGCAAGCGTGCCACCCTGTGGGCCAACGAGCTGGTGATGGACCTCAACGAGATCGACCACCGCCTTGCGACCCTGCAGCTGCGCGGTGTCAAGGGCACCACCGGTACGCAGGCCTCTTTCATGGAGCTGTTCAAGGGCGACGCCGATAAGATCCGCGCCGTGGATGCCTCTATCGCCGAGGAGATGGGCTTCGACCGCGAGGCCGTTATCCCGGTGTCCGGCCAGACCTACAGCCGCAAGGTGGATGCTTTCATCCTGAATGCTCTGGCCGGCATCGGCCAGAGCTGCATGAAGTTTGCCACCGACCTGCGTCTGCTGGCCAACTTCAAGGAGATGGAAGAGCCTTTTGAGAAGAACCAGATCGGTTCCTCTGCCATGCCCTACAAGCGCAACCCCATGCGCTGCGAGCGTATCTGCGCACTGAGCCGCTACTTGATGGTGGATGTGCTCAATCCCAGCTTCACCACTGGCACCCAGTGGTTCGAGCGGACGCTGGATGACAGCGCCAACAAGCGGGTGGCAATGGCCGAAGGCTTCCTCGCCACCGACGCCATCCTGAACATCATGCTCAACGTCACCGACGGCATCGTGGTCTACCCGAAGGTCATCCGCAGCCGCCTGATGGCGGAGCTGCCCTTCATGGCCAGCGAGAACATCATGATGCAGGCCGTGGAGAAGGGCGGCAACCGTCAGGAGCTGCACGAGCGCCTGCGCCAGCACGCCATCGCCGCCGGCAAGCAGGTCAAGGAAGAGGGCCTGCCCAACGATATGGTAGACCGTGTCGCCGCTGACCCCGCCTTTGGCCTGACCAAGGAGGAGATCACAGCGGGCCTTGTGCCCGAAAACTTCGTGGGCCGCGCTCCCCAGCAGGTGGAGGAGTTCATTGCCCACATCCTCAAGCCCATTTTCGACACGAATCCGGATGCTGTGGAGCAGCATGCGAATCTGAGTGTCTAAGGCTTCAAAACATTAGCTCACAAAGGGAGAACGCTGCTGCGCGTTCTCTCTTTTGTTTTGAGACAAAGTTTTTTTGGGCACTGCAAAAGCCTCTCCCAAAGGAAGAGCCTTGAACCGTTTTACCTAAAATGCTACAATATATCCGCACAAAACATTGAGAATCAGGAGAACACCATGCGACTCGACAAATATCTGGCCGAGACGGCCCAATGCACCCGGAGCGAGGCCAAGGCGCTGCTGGCAAAAGGGCGCGTCACCGTGAACGGTGCGGTCTGCAAGAAAGGGGACACCCAGCTGAAGGCCGCCGACGCCGTGGCAGTGGACGGCAGGGCACTTGATTACCAGCAGTTCGTCTACCTCATGCTCAATAAGCCCGAGGGCGTCGTCAGCGCCTCCACCGACAAGAGAGACACCACCGTCGTCGATCTGGTGGGGGACGCCTACCCCCGCCGGGAGCTGTTCCCGGCGGGGCGGCTGGACAAGACCAGCACCGGCTTTGTCCTGCTGACGGACGACGGCGGCTTTGCCCACGACATCCTCGCGCCCAAGCGCCATGTCTCCAAGACCTACACTGTTACCATCGACACCCCGCTGACGGAGGAGATGCGCGCAGGCTTTGCCGCCGGCGTCACGCTGGCCGACGGCACGGCCCTCTCTCCGGCAGAGGTGTCCGCCCTTACACCCGACGGCCTGACCGTCCGCGTCCTGCTGCGGCAGGGCGTCTACCACCAGATCAAGCGGATGTTCGGCATCTACGGCGCGGGCGTCAACGCCCTCCACCGGGACGCCATCGGCGGCCTTACGCTGGACGAGAGCCTTGCGCCGGGCCAGTGGAGGGAGCTGACCGCCGACGAAGTGGCGAAAATTACCACGGGGTGAGGCGGCGCTTTTCACCCCTTCTTCAAAAAAGTATCACAATTTGCCGGTAAAATAGCTCTCAGAACCACGCAGAAAGGCCTTTTTTGGCCCTGAAAATGCCCCGAAAGATAATTTCAACAAGAAAGAAGAATTTTTTTTGGTGAAATATGTTGCAAAAGTAAATTCTTTTGTGTAAAATATAAAATGTAATGCGGCGAAATTGTTGAAAATCACAATCCCGCCCACCTGCGGTTTGCACAAGAGAGGAAAAGGGGTATCCATTTATGGCCAATAGAGTATTTCAGAGCGTGATCTACCAGATGAAGGACGCGATCGACCGTGTGGTCGGCGTGGTGGATGAGACCGGCGCTGTCATCTCCTGCTCGGAGCTGAATCTGATCGGCGAGGTGCGCGAGGGCTTTATGGCAGAGCGTCTGACGGCCGGAGACCGCTTCGTGCGGGATGGCTACACCTATCAGCAGTTCTCCAGCGCAAAGCATAACGATTATGCCGTCTTCGTGGAAGGCGCTGACGAGACTGCGGGCCAGTTCGCCGCGCTGCTGTCCATCAGCCTCCAGAGCATCAAGCAGTATCACGACGAGAAGTTCGACAAGTCCAACTTTATCAAGAATGTGGTGCTGGACAATATCCTGCCCGGCGACATCTACGCCAAGGCCCGTGAGCTGCACTTCGCCACCGACGTCTCCCGGGTGGTGTTCATCGTCCGCGTCACCAGCGGCGGCGACATCTCCGCTTACGACGTGGTGAGCAGCCTGTTCCCCGACAAGCAGAAGGACTTCGTCTTCAACATCAGCGAGACGGACACCGTTCTGGTCAAGGAGATCCGCAAGGGCATCGACCGCTCCGATATGGAAAAGCTGGCGGCCAGCATCGTGGATACCCTGTCCGGAGAGCATTACATCAAGGCTGTCGTGGGCATCGGCACCCCCATCGCCAACGTGAAGGATCTGGCCACTTCCTTTAAGGAAGCACAGATCGCCATGGAGGTCAGCAAGGTGTTTGATACCGAGAAGCAGATCATCCGCTACGACAATCTGGGCATTGCACGCCTCATTTATCAGCTGCCCACCACGGTCTGCGAGATGTTCCTGCGCGAGGTGTTCAAGCAGGGCAGCATCGAGAGTCTGGATCAGGAGACCCTCTTCACCATCCAGCGCTTCTTCGAGAACAACCTGAACGTCTCCGAGACCAGCCGCGGCCTGTTCGTCCACCGCAATACGCTGGTGTACCGTCTGGAAAAGATCAAAAAGCTGACCGGTCTGGATCTGCGTGAGTTCGACGACGCTATCGTGTTCAAGGTAGCGCTCATGGTCAAGAAGTACCTGTCCAACAATCCGGCCAAATATTGATATTTCGTCTCAGCCGTCCCGGCTGCGGACGCCGAAACCGGCCGCTCGACCCCGATGCTGGCCGGTTTCTTTTGTTATAGCCTGTATGGACAACCTCTCCGTCACGGCGGAAAGCTTTATCTCTTCGCCAGAGGCTCCCCTCGGTAGGGGCAACAACGACGACCGCCGCCAGTGGCGGAAACAGGGAGTCATTGTTGGGGCAGCGGCCAGCAAGACGCGAGTGCTTATCAAAGCACGAAGCGGATGCTGGGAGCCGCAACCTGGCCTTGTCGAGCGAAGCGAGACTGAGAGGTTTAAGCTTGGAACTTCTGTACCAAATAACTTTTCAGGAGCAAGATACTCATGATAGATTTTGAACATGTCACCAAGATATACAAGAGGAGCGACAAGCCCGCGCTGGAGGACATCGACTTCCATGTGGCAGACGGCGAGTTCGTCTTTCTGGTGGGACACTCCGGTGCAGGCAAGTCCACCCTGCTCAAGCTCATCCTCCGGGAGGAGCTGCCCACAGAGGGCCGCGTGCTCGTGGACGGCAAGGATGTCGCCCGGCTGCGCCGGGGCAAAGTGCCCTATCTCCGCCGCCAGATGGGCATCATCTTTCAGGACTTCCGCCTCATCCCGACCATGACGGTCTACGAGAACATCGCCTTTGCGATGCACGTCACCAACATCGGCAAGAAGGACATCAAGGAGCGGGTCAACTATATGCTGGAGCTGGTGCATCTGGAGGATAAGGCAAAGGTCTACCCCGAGTTCCTCTCCGGCGGCGAGCAGCAGCGGGTGGCCGTGGCCCGTGCTCTGGCCCACAGCCCTCGTCTGGTCATCGCGGACGAGCCTACCGGCAACATCGACCCCGAGATGAGCCTTGAGATGATGGAGCTGCTGGAGCGGGTGAGCGAGATGGGCATCACAGTGCTGGTCGTCACCCACGAGCATGAGCTGGTGCGCCGCTTCAACCGCCGCACCGTCACCCTGAAGAACGGCCGCATCATCTCCGACGTCCCGGCCAGCTTCGGCGAGGAGGTGCACGCATGAAGATCTCGACGTTTGGTTTCCTGACCCGGCGCGGCGTGCGCAACCTCGGCAAGCACTGGGCCATGACCATTGCCTGCATCGCCTCGCTCAGTGTCTGCATGACCCTGAACACCTTCGCCAGCCTCGTCGAGGTGAACGTGGACAGCATGGTCAACTATCTGGGTACCCAGAACGAGATGGTGGTCTATGTAGACCCCGAGGCCGACAACACCCTCATCGAGTCGGTCGGCGCGGCCATCGGCAGCACCGCAGGGGTGAGCCGGGTGCAGTATATGTCCAAAGAGGACGTCCTGAACCAGTACAAGGGCTATATGTCCGAGTACGCCGACCTACTGGACGAGTTCGAGAACGACAACCCCTTTAAAGCAAATTATCGCGTCTCCCTGTCGGATCTGAGTCAGATGGAGGCCATGAGCAGGAAATTCGAGGCCATTGAGGGCGTCTACAGCGTCACAGCCCCCATCGAGATGACCAAGACCTTCGTGGACGTCCAGAAGGCCGTCACCAAGGCCGGGCGGATCGTCGTGCTGGTGCTGATGGCCGTGAGCATCATCACGGTGGGCACCACCATCCGGCTGAGCGTCTTTGCCCGCCGCCGCGAAATTGAGATCATGAAGTACGTCGGCGCCACCAACGCCCTCGTCACCCTGCCCTTCGTCATCGAGGGTCTGGTGATGGGCCTCATCTCCGGCATCATCACAGCGGCGGCCAGCATCGGCGGCTACGCCTATATCGTGGAGATCTCGCCCACACTGGGCAGTCTGTGGCAGATGCTCATGGGCATGGCTCTGGTGCCGCTGGAAAACGTCTGGCCCACCATCCTGACCTACAGCCTCGTGGCGGGCGCTCTGGTGGGCGGTCTGGGCAGTATGTTCTCCATCCGCAAGCACCTTAATGTGTAAGGAGGGCCTACTGTGTATCACGATAAGCATTCCGCAGGCTTCGTCCTGCGCCACTCGCCCCGCCATGCAAAGCCCTCCGGCCACTCGGTCATGATGCGTGCTGCCTGCGCCTTTGTGGCGGCGGCCTGCCTTGTGCTGAGCATGACGGTCTATCCGGCCAGCGCGGCCACCAGCATGAGTTCGCTGCAGAATAAGCTGGATAAGCTCTCCCAGTCCATCCAGCAGCATAAGACAGAACTGAACAACGCCAAGAAGAAGGAAGCTGCCGCAAAGGCCCTCGAGTCTGAGCTGAAGGAAAAGGTCTCGGTGATCCAGAGCCAGATCAGCGTGCTTCAGGGCCAGATCGCCGAGGTGCAGAACAGCATCGGCGTCAAGGAGCAGCAGATCAGCGCCAAGCAGGCCGAGATCGCCCAGAAGGAGCAGGACATCGCCGACCAGTGGGAAGGCTTCAAGAGCCATATGGCCGCGATGCAGGAGCTGCGGGACGGCGGCAGCGTGGCCATGCTCAGCTCGGTGAACGACCTGTACGAGCTGCTGACCTTCAACGAGGTCATGCAGGACATCTCGGTGAAGGATACCGAGATCCTTGACACCATGAAGGCTGCCCGAGAGAGCCTTGTGAATGACCGCACCCAGCTTGTGGCGGAGCGCACCCAGCTGCAGAACAAAAAGGCCGAGCTGAGTGCCCAGAATAAGCAGATGCAGAGCAAGCAGAACGAGCTGAACTCCAGCGTCAAGGAGGCCCGTCTGAGCGCCGCCGAGGCTCAGCAGGCCCAGAAGGACGCGCAGGCGGCCATCGAGTCGGATGAGATGAACTACGAGGCCGTCAAGAAGGAGATCCAGAAACTCATCGCAGCCGCAGCGGCCAGCAAGCCGCAACTGAGCTTCAGCGGCTTCATCTGCCCCCTCAAGAGCTATACCCGCATCTCCAGTGAATACGGCTGGCGAAAGAACCCCGTCTCGGGTGTCAACAAGCTCCACGCGGGCACCGACTTCGCCGCCCCCGCCGGCACCCCCATCTACGCAGCCGCCAGCGGCTATGTACAGGTGGCCGGATGGTCCAGCGGCGGCTACGGCAACTACGTCATCATCTACCACGGCAAAATGTCGGACGGCAACGCCTACTCCACCCTCTACGGCCATATGCGCTCGGTGGCAACGTCGGCGGGCAAGTACGTCAAGCAGGGCGAACTCATCGGCTATGTCGGCTCTACCGGCAACTCGACGGGCAACCATCTCCACCTTGAGGTGTGGAAGGGCGGCTCCAAGGCCAATGCAGTCAATCCCCGTGGTTATATTCCTATGAAATAATACTGTGTCGAGGGGTCAAAGGAGGCCATAAGGCGAAATGAACGAGCAAAAACGCAAGCGTATCCTTCGGGCGGGCTGTCTGCTGCTGGCGGGAGTATTCCTGCTGTCGGTGCTGGGCAGCGTCGTCCTGATGCTTTTGGTCTGAACCGGGGAGGAAAACTGAATGAACCGTAAAATTTCCGTAGGGATGACCGTGACCATCGTCATTCTGGCAATGACGGTCACATTTTCCATCACGATGCTGTTGGCGATGCGGCTGTTTGACCGCACCGTCACCAGCGTGAAGGAAAAGGAGAGTATGTACAACAAGGTGGCCGAAGTAGACCGCTATGTGCGTGCCAACGACTACTACGACATCGACGAGACGATGCTGTACGACCGTCTGACCGCAGGCTATCTGCTGGGCACCGGCGACAAGTACGCCCGCTACTACACCGCCTCGGCCTACACCGACCTGCTCAATGCCCAGAGCGGCAAGCTGATCGGCATCGGTGTGGAGCTGGCCATCGACCAGTCCGGCTACGCCAAGGTCACCAAGGTGTACGACGAGTCCCCCGCAAAGGAGGCCGACCTGCAAAAAGGCGATTACATCATCACCATCGACGGCACGGACGTCAAGAGTCTGGGCAGCGCAGAGGCCGTCCAGAACAAGCTCCGGGGCGAGAGCGGCATCACCGTCAATGTGGTCTGGCTGGACAGCGAGAACGCCCAGCACACCGCTGACCTGACCCACTACGGTTTCACGGCCAACAGCGTCGATTCCGCCATGGTGCAGGACAATGTGGGCT is a genomic window containing:
- the purB gene encoding adenylosuccinate lyase produces the protein MSQHDRYISPFSTRYASDEMQYIFSDDNKFRTWRRLWVALARAEMKQGLTNITPEMVAELEAHVDDINYEVAIEREKLVRHDVMSHVYAYGQQCPKAAGIIHLGATSCYVGDNTDIIVMRQGLELVRKKLIGVLAKLAKFAEEYKDMPCMAYTHCQPAQPTTVGKRATLWANELVMDLNEIDHRLATLQLRGVKGTTGTQASFMELFKGDADKIRAVDASIAEEMGFDREAVIPVSGQTYSRKVDAFILNALAGIGQSCMKFATDLRLLANFKEMEEPFEKNQIGSSAMPYKRNPMRCERICALSRYLMVDVLNPSFTTGTQWFERTLDDSANKRVAMAEGFLATDAILNIMLNVTDGIVVYPKVIRSRLMAELPFMASENIMMQAVEKGGNRQELHERLRQHAIAAGKQVKEEGLPNDMVDRVAADPAFGLTKEEITAGLVPENFVGRAPQQVEEFIAHILKPIFDTNPDAVEQHANLSV
- a CDS encoding pseudouridine synthase → MRLDKYLAETAQCTRSEAKALLAKGRVTVNGAVCKKGDTQLKAADAVAVDGRALDYQQFVYLMLNKPEGVVSASTDKRDTTVVDLVGDAYPRRELFPAGRLDKTSTGFVLLTDDGGFAHDILAPKRHVSKTYTVTIDTPLTEEMRAGFAAGVTLADGTALSPAEVSALTPDGLTVRVLLRQGVYHQIKRMFGIYGAGVNALHRDAIGGLTLDESLAPGQWRELTADEVAKITTG
- a CDS encoding PucR family transcriptional regulator, whose protein sequence is MANRVFQSVIYQMKDAIDRVVGVVDETGAVISCSELNLIGEVREGFMAERLTAGDRFVRDGYTYQQFSSAKHNDYAVFVEGADETAGQFAALLSISLQSIKQYHDEKFDKSNFIKNVVLDNILPGDIYAKARELHFATDVSRVVFIVRVTSGGDISAYDVVSSLFPDKQKDFVFNISETDTVLVKEIRKGIDRSDMEKLAASIVDTLSGEHYIKAVVGIGTPIANVKDLATSFKEAQIAMEVSKVFDTEKQIIRYDNLGIARLIYQLPTTVCEMFLREVFKQGSIESLDQETLFTIQRFFENNLNVSETSRGLFVHRNTLVYRLEKIKKLTGLDLREFDDAIVFKVALMVKKYLSNNPAKY
- the ftsE gene encoding cell division ATP-binding protein FtsE — its product is MIDFEHVTKIYKRSDKPALEDIDFHVADGEFVFLVGHSGAGKSTLLKLILREELPTEGRVLVDGKDVARLRRGKVPYLRRQMGIIFQDFRLIPTMTVYENIAFAMHVTNIGKKDIKERVNYMLELVHLEDKAKVYPEFLSGGEQQRVAVARALAHSPRLVIADEPTGNIDPEMSLEMMELLERVSEMGITVLVVTHEHELVRRFNRRTVTLKNGRIISDVPASFGEEVHA
- a CDS encoding cell division protein FtsX, producing the protein MKISTFGFLTRRGVRNLGKHWAMTIACIASLSVCMTLNTFASLVEVNVDSMVNYLGTQNEMVVYVDPEADNTLIESVGAAIGSTAGVSRVQYMSKEDVLNQYKGYMSEYADLLDEFENDNPFKANYRVSLSDLSQMEAMSRKFEAIEGVYSVTAPIEMTKTFVDVQKAVTKAGRIVVLVLMAVSIITVGTTIRLSVFARRREIEIMKYVGATNALVTLPFVIEGLVMGLISGIITAAASIGGYAYIVEISPTLGSLWQMLMGMALVPLENVWPTILTYSLVAGALVGGLGSMFSIRKHLNV
- a CDS encoding murein hydrolase activator EnvC family protein yields the protein MYHDKHSAGFVLRHSPRHAKPSGHSVMMRAACAFVAAACLVLSMTVYPASAATSMSSLQNKLDKLSQSIQQHKTELNNAKKKEAAAKALESELKEKVSVIQSQISVLQGQIAEVQNSIGVKEQQISAKQAEIAQKEQDIADQWEGFKSHMAAMQELRDGGSVAMLSSVNDLYELLTFNEVMQDISVKDTEILDTMKAARESLVNDRTQLVAERTQLQNKKAELSAQNKQMQSKQNELNSSVKEARLSAAEAQQAQKDAQAAIESDEMNYEAVKKEIQKLIAAAAASKPQLSFSGFICPLKSYTRISSEYGWRKNPVSGVNKLHAGTDFAAPAGTPIYAAASGYVQVAGWSSGGYGNYVIIYHGKMSDGNAYSTLYGHMRSVATSAGKYVKQGELIGYVGSTGNSTGNHLHLEVWKGGSKANAVNPRGYIPMK